From Amycolatopsis sp. WQ 127309:
GATCGAGCCCGTCTCGGTGCGCGAACTCTCCGTGCCGACCCCGGACGGCGATCTCCCGGCGACGCTCTACACGCCGGTCGGGCTGCCGGAGAAGTCGCCGCTGCTGGTGTTCTTCCACGGCGGCGGCTGGGTGATCGGTACCCGCGCCAGCCACGACAACGCCGTCCGCTTCCTGGCCAAGCACGCCGGGGTGCGGGTGCTGTCGATCGAGTACCGGCTGGCCCCGGAGTTCCCGTTCCCGGCGGCCGCCGACGACGCGCTGGCCGCGTTCGACTTCGCGCACGCCAAGGCGGGCGACCTCGGCGCCGACCCGGCCCGCATCGCGGTCGGCGGCGACAGCGCGGGCGGCAACCTCGCCGCGGTGACGGCCCAGCAGGCCGTCAAGCGCGGTGGCCCGGCGCCGGCGTTCCAGCTGCTGATCTACCCGGCCACCGACTTCGCGCAGCGCTACCGCTCGCAGGACCTGTTCGCCGAGAACCTGTTCCTGACCGACGCGCACATGAAGTGGTTCGAAGGCCATTACGTGCCGAAGGGCAGCGACCTGACCGACCCGCGCCTCTCCCCGCTGCGCGCGGACGACCTGAGCGGCCTCCCGCCGGCCCTGGTCGTGACGGCGGGCTTCGACCCGCTGCGCGACGAAGGCGAGGCGTACGCGAAGAAGCTCGCCGACGCCGGGGTCGAGGTGGCGTTGCGCCGGCACGAGGACCTGATCCACGGGTTCATCAACTTCACGGGCGTGGGCACGAGGTTCCGCGAAGCCCTCGCCGAGACGGCGGGAGCGTTGCGCCAGGGTCTGTCCATTCGCGACTGACGCGGGGCCGGATCAGTCCACTGAGGACTGACCGGCGCCCCGGGAAACGACCCGGAGCCCGGCGCGGAGGAATGTCCGCCGCCGGGCTCCGGGTCCCCCTGTTCCTCCGATGGCTCAGCCCGCGGGCAGTGGCGGTACCGGCAGCGGCAACGGCGGCACCGGGAGCCCGCCGAGCAGGCCGCCGAGAATGCCCGTTACCGCGCCCAGCAGTGCTTTCACCAGGTCACTGACGATCTTCAGCGGTCCCGGCAGGTCCGGCAGCGAAGGGATCGGCAGCGGCAACGGCGGCAGCTGGCGCGCCTTGGCCGTCGGGTCGGTCAGCAGCCGGACGGACTCGTCCGCGCGGCCCTTGGCCAGCCCGGCGAGCTGCTGGGTGTCGGTCTGGATCGTGTAGCGCTTCCCGGCGGCGATGTCCGACATCACCGGGCTCATCTGCCCCAGGTCGGACCGGGTCGCGCCGACGTTGCCCGCGTAAGCCACCTTGGTCAGGTCGTCACGCATCTGCAGCACCTGCGCGGCGAGGGCCTGGGTGCTGGAGGAACCCTTGCCCCCGTCCGGGCTCGCCGAAGCGATGCCCGCCGTCGCGACAGCCAGCAGACTGCCGGCGGCTACCAGGGCGATGGACCGCCCGAACTTGCCTTTCATACCTTTACCTCCTGGCCTCGGGAGACCTGACGGGTTAAAGCGATACCCGCCGTATCGGAGATAAGCCACCCTCTCACCGGTTGGTGACGTTTTCCTACCCTTACGTGCCGGATGCGGAAACGGCGAACTCACCCGCAATTGATTAACGCCGAAACCTTGCCAATACCCCTGAAGATCATCCGAGACGATCCCGTTCGCCACCACGGGTCACGGCCGTCCACTATGGAACAGTTCGGCCACTCATCCGGGTGCAACTGGTGATCAATTGGCTTCATCACTCCGTGGGACCGCGTGTCGCAACTGCTCCAGAAGGGCGGCCCGCACGCTCGCACCGCCACCCACAAGGTGCGCCGAAAACCGCGTTCCCCGTGGTGGGAGCACGAACCGGAAAATGCTTCAGAGCGGGAGGCCCGCCTCCAGGTGCGCGAAGGCCTCGTCGAGCGAGTTCAGGAGCAGGTCCGGGTCGCCGCCTGCGGTGTAGAACGCCGCGAGCACGACGCCGACCACGGCGCCCGCCCAGTTGCGCACCTCGAAGTCGGTCGCGGACCGGCCGGCGCGGCGGGCCGCGAGGTCGGCGAGCAGGTCGATGCCGGCGCCGTACTGCTCCAGCATCGGGGCACGCAGCTCCGGCTCGTTGAACACCAGCAGCTGCCGCTCGCGCTCGTCCTGCCAGGCGTCCTCCGGCAGTGCCTCGTAGACGTCGCGCAACGTCGCCCGCAGCGCGCCGATCAAGCTCAGCTCGGGCGGCTGGGCCAGCGCGGCCTCGACCATCATCGGGTCGAGGGCGTCGTAGAGGACCGTCGCCTCCTTCGTCGGGAAGTACCGGAAGAAGGTGCTCGGCGAGATCTCCGCCGCGGCCGCGATCTGGTCGACCGTCGTGGCCGTGTAGCCCTGCTCCCGGAACAGCCGCAACGCGTGCCGCTGGATCGCGGCCCGCGTCTTGGCCTTCTTGCGCTCTCGCAACCCCGTGGGCTCAGCCGGCGACGACGTCATGCTCCGATTCTCGCGGCTCGGTCCCGGCGGCCGCGCGGCCGGGCAGGAAGAGCGCCGCCAGCAGCGCGCCGGCCACGCCGAGCCCGGCGCAGACCCACAGCGTCGCGGCCATGCCGTCGGCGAACGCCGCCCGTGCGGAATCGGCCAGCCCGGGCAGGTGCAGCTTCGCCGCGACGGCGACCGCGGCGGACGCGCTCCCGCGGGCCGCGTCGGCCACCGGCGCGGGCAGCCCCGCGACGACGACGCCGTCGCGGTAAACGCCGTTGAGGACCGTGCCGAGCACCGCGACGCCGATGGTGCCGCTGACCTGGCGCAGCACCTGGATCAACGCCGAACCCGCGCCCGAGCGGCCCTCGGTCAGCGCGCCCATCGCCATCGACATCAGCGGCGGCAGGGTGCACCCGGTGCCGAGGCCGATGACGCTCTCCCAGCCGATCGTCAGGCCGTACCCGGCCGCGGCCGGCGCCGTCGCACCCCAGCCCAGCCCCGCCGCGAGCAGCACGAACCCGCCGGTGACGACCACGCGGACGCCGGACGCGGCGACCAGCCGTTCGGCGATCTTCGCCGAGACCAGCATCCCGCCGATCAGCGGCAGCAGCCGCACTCCGGTCTGCAGCGCGTCGGCGCCCTGCACCGCCTGGAACAGCTGCGGCAGCACGAACAGCAGGCCCATCAACGCGAACGACGCGACGGTCGCGAGCACCGCGCCCCAGACGAACCGCGGCTCCCGGAACAGCGCGAGGTCGGCGAGCGGCGCGGCCACCCGCGTCTGCTCCCGGACGAACACCGCGAGCAGGACGGCGCCGAGCCCGAGCAGCCCGTACGTCACCGGGTCGGCCCAGCCGTGCTCGCCCGCGTGGACGAAGCCGTAGGTGAGCGCGACGAGCCCGGCCGCCGACAGCGCGATGCCCGGGTAGTCGATCCCGCCCCGGCCGGAGCCGCGGGTGAGCGGCACCAGCAACAGCACCGCGACCAGGCCGACGACCGTCAGCGGGACGTTGATCAGGAACACCGAGCCCCAGGCGAAGTGGTCGAGCAGCCAGCCGCCGAGCAGCGGGCCGAGCGGGATGCCGACGAACGTCGCCAGCACCCAGGTCGTCAGCGCCCGCGCCCGTTCCTCCGGCGGGAAGAGGATGTTTAGCAGCGAGAGCGACAGCGGGATCAGGAACGCGGCGCCCACGCCCAGCAGGACCCGGGCGGCGATCAGCTCGCCGGGTGAGCCGGCGTAGGCGCACCAGAGTGACGCCGGCCCGAACACCGCGAGCGCGCCGAGCAGCAGCTTCTTCGGGCCGAACCGGTCACCGAGCAGGCCCGCCGGCAGCAGCAGCGCGGCCAGCGCCAGCGTGTAGGCGTTGCCGAACCACTGCAGCTGCGTGGTCGTGGCGCCGAGGTCGACGGCCAGCGTCGGTACGGCGACGTTCAGCACAGTCAGGTCCAGGCCGACGGTCAGCAGGCTCACCGCGAGCGCCCCGAGCGCCCACCACCTGCGTGGATACAGCTGATTCATAGTGACCCCCATTTGGTAGTGACTACCAAATGAGAGTAGCTCTCACGATGTCCGGGCGCCAGGTCCGAGAAATAAGTTGCACGCGCGTACCACCTTGGGTTCTCATCGAGGCGTGCCTCTGCAGCCCTACCGCCGGGTGCTCTCCGTCCCCCGCGTCCCCTCGACGATGGCCATGATGTTCCTGGCCCGGCTGCCGATGACCATGAACGGCGTCCTGCTGACGCTGTACGTCGTCACCGGGCTCGGCCGCGGCTACGGCGCCGCCGGGCTGGTCGGCGCCGGCGTCACGCTCGGGATGGCCCTCGGGGCGCCGCTGCTCGGCCGGGCCTTCGACAAGTACGGGCTGCGCCCGATCGTCGCCGTCTGCGGCACCGGCACCACGGCGTTCTGGATCCTCGCGCCGCACCTGCCGTTCGAAGCGCTCGCCGCGGTCGCCGTCCCGGCCGGGATGCTCTCGGTGCCCGCGGGCTCGCTGGCCCGGCAGGTGCTGGCCACGCTCGTCCCGGTCGAGGAGCGCCGGGCGGCGTACTCGCTGGACACCATCTCGATCGAGGCGACGTTCATGATCGGCCCTGCAGCCGGGATCGCAGCGATCACCGCGTTCTCACCGACGTGGACGCTGAGCGCGCTCGGCGTGCTCTTCGGCGGCACGGCGTTCCTGATCTGGCTGGTGAACCCGCCGATCCGCGACGCCGCCGAACAGGGGGTGGCCACCGCCCGGCCGCCGCTGCGCAGCTGGCTGACCGGCAGGCTGGTGGGCACGCTGATGGTCGCCGCGGGCGCGTTGTTCGTGCTCGTCGGCACCGAGCTGGCGACACTCGCGACCCTGCGCGCGCACGGCGACATCGGTGTGACCGGGCTGGTGATCGCGGTGATGTGCGCCGCGTCGATCACCGGCGGCATCGTGCACGGCTCGGTGAAGCGGTCGCTGCCCCAGGGCGTGCTGATGCTGCTGCTCGCGCTGCTGGTAGTGCCCGTGGGGCTCGCCGAACAGCCGTGGTGGCTGCTGACGCTCGTGCTGATCCCGACGAACCTGCTCTGCGCGCCGACGCTGGCCGCGACCACCGAGACGGTCAGCCGGCTCGCGCCGCCGCGGGTGCGCGGCGAGGCGATGGGGCTGATGGACGGGTTCACCCGGCTCGGTCTCGCGGCGGGCAGCCCGGTGGTCGGCTTCGCGATCGACCACTCGAGCCCGGCCTGGGGCTTCGCCGCGGCCGGCATCGGCGGGCTGGTGATCGCGTCGGCGGGCCTGGTCGGCCTACGCCGGCCCCGCAGGCCCGAACCGGCGCCGGTACCCGCGCTCGCCGAGACCTGCTGACGCCGTCAGCTGCAGGCGGTGCGCAGCGCGTCGAGCTTGCCGACGTTGCGCTTGGCCCACCGGGCCACGACGCCGGCGTCCTCGATGCGTTCCTTCTGCACCTCGACGTAGGAGTCCGCCATGCCGAGGAGCGCGTTCTTGACGTCCTGGTCGCCGACGTTCCCGGCCAGCGCGCGCAGCCGCTGCGCCTTGTCCGCGGCCCGCTCCTTGAGCCGCTGCGGGTCGACGAGCGGATTCAGGTCCGCCAGCCCGAGCGCCTCGGCGCAGGCGCCGACCTTGTCCGCGGTCTTGCTGCCCTGGTCGACCGCGTCGCTGACCTGATCGCACCCGCTCAGCAGCAGTGCGGCCCCGGCCAGCAACGCGGCCGTCCTCCCCCAACTTGTCATATCACCCAAGGTACCGCTCAGCCCTTGACGCAGACCACCTGCTTGAGGTGGGCGACGACCTCGACCAGGTCGGTCTGGGCCTTGATGACCGAGTCGATGTCCTTGTACGCCGCCGGGATCTCGTCGACGACACCCGAGTCCTTGCGGCATTCGACGCCCGCCGTCTGCGCCGCCAGGTCGTCCGCGGTGTAGAGCTTCTTCGCCTTGGTCCGCGACATCCGGCGGCCGGCGCCGTGCGACGCCGACTGGAACGACGACTGGTTGCCGAGCCCGCGGACGATGTACGAACCGGTCCCCATGCTGCCCGGGATGATCCCCAGGTCACCCGAGCCGGCGCGGATCGCGCCCTTGCGGGTGACGAGCAGCTCGACGCCGTCGTAGGTCTCTTCGGCGACGTAGTTGTGGTGGCACGAGATCGCGTCGTCGAAGGTCGTGCCCGGCACGACGTCCGCCAGCGCCAGCTTCACCAGCGCGACCATCGTGGCGCGGTTGCGCGCCGCGTAGTCCTGCGCCCAGAACAGGTCACGCCGGTACGCCTGCATCTCCGGGGTGCCCGCGACGAACACCGCGAGGTCCCGGTCGGGCAGGTCGGCGTTGTGCGGCAGCTTCCGCGCGACGGCCATGTGCCGTTCCGCGAGCTCCTTGCCGATGTTGCGCGACCCCGAGTGCAGCATCAGCCAGACGCGGCCGACACCTTCTTCGAGGCAGACCTCGATGAAGTGGTTCCCGCCACCGAGGCTCCCGATCTGCCGCGCGGCCCGGTCGTGCAGCTCTTGGACGCCGGTGTGCAGCTCGCCGAAGCCCTTCCAGAAGGCGTCCCAGCCACCGACGCCGTGCACCTTCGCCGGGTTCACGGGCGTCTTGTGCAACCCGAACCCGACCGGCACGGCGTTTTCGATGCGACGGCGCAGCTTCCCGAGGTCGTCGGGCAGGTCGGCCGCGGTCAGCGACGTCCGCACCGCGCTCATCCCGCACCCGATGTCCACGCCGACCGCGGCGGGCGAAACGGCGTCACGCATGGCGATGACACTGCCGACGGTCGCCCCCTTGCCGTAGTGCACGTCGGGCATCACGGCGACCCCGTGCACCCACGGCAGGTTCGCGACGTTGTGCAGCTGCCGCATGGCCTGCTCTTCGACGGACGCGGGATCAGCCCACATCCGAATCGGCACGCGGGCACCGTCGACAGCCGTGTACATGATTTCCTCCCCTGGAAATGGTTTCGGGACTTAGAATCCCCCCTGACGGGGAATCGGACAAGGCGATTTCCGATCGTCCACTGTGGAGGAGAACGGACATGGGCCTGCTACCCGGCCCCGCGGCCGCTGCCCGGGGGATGGTTCCGGACGCCGGGCTCAGCGCCGAGCCGCACTTCGACGAGCCCGGTCTCGCCGCCGCCGTCTCCGCCGCCCTCGCCGGTGACTGGCACCCCGCGGCCACCCTCGTCGCCACCCTGAACGGTGACTGGGACCGGCGCACCGCCGTCGTCGACGCCCTCGCCAAGACGGCCACCACCGAACGCCAATGGCTGCGGGACTGGCTCGCCGAGCGGGAAGACGATCCCGACGCCGTTGTCGTGCAGGCGCAGACGTTCGTCGCCCTGGCCTGGCAGCGGCGGGGCAACGCCGGCGCCCGGCACACCGACCGGCAGCAGTTCGTGCCCTTCTACCAACTGCTGGAATACGCCCGCGACACCGCCTGGAAGGCGGCCGAACTCGCCGGAACGGATCCGACACCCTGGGCGACCCTCGTCACCATCTGCATGGGGCTCGAAGTCCGGTACCAGCCCTTCGACGGGATCTGGTCGGGTCTGCTCGTCCGCGCGCCTGCCCACCGCCTCGGCCACAACCGCGCGCTGCAGTACTGGTGCCCGAAGTGGCACGGCACCGAAGAGCGCCTGCTCGATTTCGCCGCCGGTGCTGCGGCTTTCGCGCCGTCGCTGACGCCACTGCCTCTGCACGCGGCCTTCGAAATGGCCATGGAGGGCAACCCGATCTGGCGAAGCCGCTACGTCCGGGACGCCCTCGACGCGGCCCTGCCCTGGTTGGACGGCGAAGGCGCCGAGCACCCCGCTACCCGGGAAGACCGCGGCTACGCGATCTACGCTCTGCACCACAACGGCCGTCACGACGAAGCCGTCGCCCAGTTCCGGCGGCTCGGCGGGCACGCCGACGGCTACGTCTGGAACTTCGACACCGACGTCAAGCGGTCCGCGAACCCGGTGAAGCAGTTCGCGACCCTGCGCGCGCGGGCTTGCCGGAACGCGGCCCGGGACGCGTGAAGGCCCCCTCGACGACCGAGGGGGCCTTCGACGTCGGACCTACTGCTGCGCGATCAGCTCCGCGATCTGCACCGCGTTCAGCGCCGCGCCCTTGCGCAGGTTGTCGTTCGCGATGAACAACGCGAGCCCGCGGCCGCCGCCGACGCCCTGGTCGACGCGGATGCGGCCGACGTAGCTCGGGTCGTTGCCCGCCGCCTGCAGCGGGGTCGGGATGTCGGACAGCTCGACGCCCGGCGCGTGGGCCAGCAGCTGCGTCGCGCGCTCGACCGTCAGCGGCTGCGCGAACTCCGCGTTGACCGAGATCGAGTGCCCCGAGAACACCGGGACCCGCACGCAGGTGCAGGACACGCCCAGCCCCGGGATGCTCAGGATCTTGCGGCTCTCGTTGCGGAACTTCTTCTCCTCGTCCGTCTCGAGCTCACCGTCGTCCACAATGGACCCCGCCATCGGCAGGACGTTGAACGCGATCGGACGGACGTACTTGTTCGGCGCGGGGAAGGCGATCGCCGCGCCGTCGTGCGTCAGCAGCGCCGCGTGCTCCGCTCCGGCGCGAACCTGACCGGCCAGCTCGTCGACGCCGGCCAGCCCGCTGCCGGACACCGCCTGGTAGGTCGACGCGACCAGCCGGACCAGGCCCGCCTCGTCGTGCAGCGGCTTGAGCACCGGCATCGCGGCCATGGTCGTGCAGTTGGGGTTCGCGATGATCCCCTTCCGCGCTTCCTTGATGGCCTCCGGGTTGACCTCGCTGACGACCAGCGGCACGTCCGGGTCCATCCGGAACGCCGAAGAGTTGTCGATCACCGTGACGCCGGCGTCGGCGAACCGCGGCGCCTGCGCCTTCGACGTCGAGCCGCCCGCGGAGAACAGCGCGATGTCCAATCCGGACGGGTCCGCTGTGGACGCGTCTTCGATCGTGATTTCGCTGTCGCGCCACGGGAGTTTCGACCCCGCCGAGCGCGCCGAAGCGAAGTACCGGAGCCCGGCGATCGGGAACTCCCGCTCCGCCAGCAGCTTGCGCATCACCGCGCCGACCTGGCCGGTCGCGCCGACCACCCCGACCCGCAGCCCGTCCGCCATCAGCGACCACTCCCCGCGTAGACCACAGCTTCTTCGTCGCCACCGAGCTCGAACGCGGCGTGGATCGCGCGTACGGCGTCGTCGAGCTGGGCGTCCCTGATCAGCACCGAGATGCGGATCTCCGAGGTGTTGATGATCTCGATGTTGACGCCGGAGGAGGCCAGCGCCTCGCAGAACGTCGCCGTGACACCCGGGTGCGACCGCATCCCGGCGCCGACCAGCGAGACCTTGCCGACGTGGTCGTCGTAGAGCACGGACTCGAAGCCGATCTCGGCCTTGACCTTCTCCAGCTCCTTGACGGCCTTGGCGCCGTTGGCCTTCGACAGCGTGAAGGTGATGTCGGTGCGGCCGGAGATGGTGCTCGACACGTTCTGCAGCACCATGTCGATGTCGATCTCGGCGTCGGCGATCACGCGGAAGATCCGGGCCGCGGCACCGGCGTGGTCCGGTACGCCGGTGACCGTGATCTTGGCTTCGGAGCGGTCGTGCGCGACACCGGTGATCAGCGCTTGTTCCACGGGGATCTCCTCGATAGAACCGGTCACCGTGGTGCCCGGCTTGTCACTGTAGGAAGAACGGACTCGGATCGGGACGCCGTAGCGGCGCGCGTACTCGACCGACCGCAGGTGCAGGATCTTCGACCCGCTCGCGGCCAGCTCAAGCATCTCTTCGTAGGTAACGGTGTCGAGCTTGCGCGCGTCCGGCACCACCCGCGGGTCGGCGGTGTACACACCGTCCACATCGGAGTAGATCTCGCAGACGTCGGCGTTCAGCGCGGCGGCCAGTGCGACGGCGGTGGTGTCCGAACCGCCGCGGCCCAGCGTGGTGATGTCCTTGGTGTCCTGCGCGACGCCCTGGAACCCCGCCACCAGCGCGACGTAGCCCTGCTCGAGGGCCTCGGTGACCCGGCTCGGCGTGACGTCGATGATGCGCGCGTTGCCGTGCACGGACGTCGTGACGACGCCGGCCTGCGAACCGGTGAACGACCACGCCTCGGCCCCCTGGGCCGCGATGGCCATGGCGACCAGCGAGTTCGAGATGCGCTCACCCGCGGTGAGCAGCATGTCCATCTCCCGCTCCGGCGGCGCCGGGTTGACCTGCTGCGCCAGGTCGAGCAGCTCGTCGGTGGTGTCACCCATCGCCGAGCAGACCACGACGACGTCGTTGCCGGCCTTCTTGGTGGCGACGATCCGTTCCGCGACGCGCTTGATCCGGTCGGCACTTTCCAGCGACGATCCGCCGTACTTCTGGACCACGAGGGCCACGCCCGAACCTCCTCGACGGGCCGGGTCTGCTCCCTGGTGGGCACCGGAGAGCCCCCGCGTCCCATAGTTGAGAAGGAGCCTACCGGGGGTTCAGCGGCCTGCCACACCATCGAGTGGCGCCGGCCACCGGCTCGGGGCAGCGCGGAAGTAAATCTTCCGTAACACCAAGGAAATGCGCGGAGCCCTTCCTTCCGAGTGATGCAGCGCACTCCTCGGAACCTCCATCCATGCCCCCGCCACCACCCTCAGCGGAGGCGCTTCGCGCCGCTGTAGCTTTTCGATCGTGCGCAAACCAGCTGTGACGAGCATCCCGATCGCCTCCCTGATGGCCGAGCGCTGGAGCCCGCGGGCCTACGACGCGTCTGCCGTCGTCACCCCGGACCAGCTGCGAGCCCTCCTGGAGGCGGCCCGCTGGGCACCGTCGTTCGGCAACACCCAGCCGGCGCGGTACCTGGTGGGCGTCCGCGGCACGCCGGCGTTCGACGCGATCCTGGCGACGCTCAACTCGGGCAACCAGGCGTGGGCCCGGCGGGCGAGCCTCCTGCTGATCGGCGTCATGGTGACGACGAACGCGAAGGGCGACGTCCCCTACACGGAGTACGGGCTCGGGCTGGCTTCGGAGAACCTCGTGCTGCAGGCGGTGGAGCTGGGGCTGATCGCCCACCAGATGGCGGGCTTCTCGGCGGAGGCGGTCCAGTCGACGTTCGCACTGCCTGCGGACGCGGTCCCGAAGGTGGCGATCGCGGTCGGTTCGCCGGCGCACCCGGAGGTCCTGGAGGAGGACTGGCGGATCGAGCGCGAGAAGGCGGACCGGGTCCGGATCCCGCTGGAGGAGTTCGCGTTCACCGAAAAGTGGGGCAACCCGGCGCTCTAGACCGGCAGGACCACGGCCCGGTCGCGGATGCGGTCCAGCGTCCCGAAGGGCACCACGGCGCCGACGTCGTCGACGGCGGCGAACCCGCCCACGGTCGCCCTGATGTCGACGATGGCTTCGGCGGTAGCGGCGTCGAGCCCGCAAACCGACGCAATCACGTCCGCCGGCGCGTTGTTGAGATCGACGAGGCCACCGTCGTCGTAGTTCCGCGGCAGGTCGGGACGGCCGACCCGCAGGTCGCGCGCGATGAGCGGATCCTCGGTGGCGAGCTTCCGGGCTTCGGTGCGGCGATCACGCGCGGCCAGCGCGGCGGCGAGCGCCGGATCGGGGCCGTCGAGGCGCTCGCCGGGGACCTGGCGCAGGATTTCGCGGCGCAGCTTGGCCTGCTGCACGCAGCCGACGGCGACCACGACGAGTCCGAGGACCACCGCGATCGACGTGAGCAGGTTCCCGGTCGACCCCACGACCTTGCCCGCGGCGTCCTTCGGGGCGAGGGACATCAGCACGCCCATGAGCGCGGCCGCCACTCCGAAGACGGCGGCCTTGACGTAGAGCGACTTCCGGCCCAGCCGCACGGCGGCGTGCACGAACGGAACCCACGCGAAGAACCCGATCGTGGCGATGGTGACGACGAAGTACCAACGGCTCCCGAGGCGGACGACCGCACTCGGCACCGTCGCGACAGGCTGTGAAACGGACATGATCAGCACCCCTTCCGGCGTGCTGATGTCGCCTGGCGACGACACTGCGTTACGAGGTCGCGCCCCGGGTCAGCCGATCGTGATCACCGTGAGATCAGGAACCGCCGCCCACCCGGCGGATCACCTTCGCCAGGATTCCCGAGACCACGAGCCAGAAGATCGCCGCGATGCCGAAGTTCACCAGGACCCGCAGCTTGGCGTCGGCGGGTGTGAACAGGTCGCTGAAGCCCAGCGCCAAGCCGTCCGCCCAGGAGTGGACGAACGAGACGATGCCGTTGTCCGGGTTG
This genomic window contains:
- a CDS encoding helix-hairpin-helix domain-containing protein — its product is MSVSQPVATVPSAVVRLGSRWYFVVTIATIGFFAWVPFVHAAVRLGRKSLYVKAAVFGVAAALMGVLMSLAPKDAAGKVVGSTGNLLTSIAVVLGLVVVAVGCVQQAKLRREILRQVPGERLDGPDPALAAALAARDRRTEARKLATEDPLIARDLRVGRPDLPRNYDDGGLVDLNNAPADVIASVCGLDAATAEAIVDIRATVGGFAAVDDVGAVVPFGTLDRIRDRAVVLPV